TCGGCGGCGGATCATCTCCATGCCGTCGATGGTCTCGCGCACAGCATCCAGGCCCTCGCGGGAAATATCGACGGAGTGCTGCGCCGTCTCTGCCACGCTCTGGGCACGTTCTGCGGTTTCCGTCACTGTCGCTCGTACTTCATTCACAGTCGCCGTTGTTTCCGTCACAACCGCGTCTTGCTCATTCGCCATCGTGATCTGTCGTGAAGTGGCTTCCAGGATGGCCTGTGTGTCTGCTTCCAGGCGCTGCATGGCGGCGTCAAAATCGCGCACAATCGTCTGGATGGTATCCAGTGTGCGATTTACGGTGCTTGCCAGATGATGCAGCATGGCTCCTTCAGGGTAGGAAGCATCTATCTGGGGTGGCGTCAGTCGTTGATGCAGGTCCCCTTCCGCGACTTTATCCAGGACATCCGCATAAGCACGCACGGTTTCGTCAATGCGTTCGTAACTATAGCGATAGACAAGTAGCCCGACGATCAGGCCAAAGACGAGCGAGATCAGCGGGGCCGCGACGACCCAGGCATCTGTGAATCCTGATGCAAGCAGGATCAAGCTCATGATGGCACTTGGGATCAGGGCTGCGATCATTGTATAGATCACCACACGGTTGTTCAGGCGTGATAGTGAAGTCGGCGCCTGACGTGTAGGGTAGGCCTGGTTTAATGTCATATCGACGTCACTCATCCAGCATCTTCCATTCCATTGCGGATTACTCCATTGACGATAAGGCGTTCATCGCCTGCAAGTTTTTCCATATCCAGCACGACCAGTTTTTCCCTGGTGATGCCATGCGCATATAAAATATCGAGAGGTTCAATGGTGTCGTTCGGCACCAGGATGACCCCTTCTACGTGATCAGCCAGTAACCCCAGATGGAGTTGGTTCACTTCCATCTGGATCATTTCTGGTGGCATCTCTTCGTCAACTTCTAGGCCAAAGAACTGTCGCAGGTCAAACACGGTGATGATGCGCCCACGCATATTAACGACGCCGGGGTAAAAATCCGGCGCTCCCGGTACGCGTGTGATGCGGCCTGTGGTTTGCACGCCGCGCACATAAGCGATGTCGATGGCATAACGCTCTTTAGCCAGGGTAAACGTCAGGCACGTCTGGGTATTCAGTTGATTCTGCGCATCATGACGAGTGGGCTCAGCATATTGTGCCGCCCTTAAGCTGAGCCGCGTCAGGGTATCTGCCTGACGACGTTCAGCACTGTCCCATTCCAGCGCGACCAGGAGATCATCCCAGTTGACTTTCGCCTGGTTGATTTTTGACTGCTGTCGACTTCTGTTCTTATCTGTCATTGGTGTCATACATCTTTATAGAAACCCGTACTTAGTATATATCGGGGAGTAAAACACTGTGCATGAAGGAATTGAGGTTTTACTCATGCTGGCATGTTGCTGGCGTGCCAGCATACCTACGGAATGACGCCGCCGTTGCATCGCACCTCGACAGGAATGGGATGAATGGTATACATTGGACATACGATTGCAGTTCGCATAACGTTAGCTTGATAATAACGACTTTATCTGGTTTATGAGGATTGACGGAATGAATGCAGCGAATGGTAACGGCTCCCAAACAGGGACCGAAAATGTGAAGCGCGGCCTTGCGCAAATGCTCAAGGGCGGCGTGATTATGGATGTGGTGACGCCAGATCAAGCCAAAATTGCGGAAGAAGCAGGCGCAGTGGCTGTTATGGCTCTGGAACGCGTTCCGGCGGATATTCGTGCGCAGGGTGGTGTGGCTCGCATGAGTGACCCGGATATGATTGAAGGCATTATCGAAGCCGTCAGCATCCCGGTGATGGCGAAAGCTCGCATCGGCCACTTCGTAGAAGCTCAAATTCTGCAACAGTTGGGTGTCGATTATGTTGACGAGAGCGAAGTGCTCACCCCGGCTGATGAAGAACATCACATCGACAAGAAGCAGTTTAAGGTGCCGTTCGTGTGTGGTGCCCGGAACCTGGGCGAAGCGTTGCGCCGCATTAATGAAGGCGCTGCAATGATTCGTACCAAGGGCGAAGCGGGTACAGGTGATGTTGTCGAAGCTGTGCGCCATGCTCGCCAGGTCATGGGCCAGATTCGCCAGATTAGCAGCATGAGCGAAGATGAACTCTATACTTATGCCAAGGACATTCAGGCGCCTTATCATCTCGTCAAAGAAACCGCCGAACTGGGCCGCTTGCCTGTGGTGAACTTTGCTGCGGGTGGTGTGGCAACCCCGGCGGATGCTGCTTTGATGATGCAGCTTGGCGTTGATGGCGTTTTCGTCGGCAGCGGTATCTTCAAGAGTGGCAACCCGGCCAAGCGTGCCAAGGCCATTGTCGAAGCCGTGACTCACTTTAACGATGCGTCGATCCTGGTAAGCGTTAGCCGCAACCTGGGCGAACCTATGGTTGGCATCAACGTGAGCACCATGCCGGAAGTCGACAAAATCGCTGGCCGCGGCTGGTAAATCCCGTTCTTAGTTGCGCCGTCTCTGCGTGTGGTTCATTTCCGCACGCCTATGATCTCTCCATCAGGGATCATGAGGCGGCGCTTTCCAAAGATGTAATGAAGTATGTGGTTACTCTTGCGGCTTTTCTGACGCCAGAATTTATCCAGCGTTTGTTCTGCTACTTCTTCGAGAGTTACTTGCTATTTAGAGGTCCTATTCTGTGTAGCAGGTGACTCTCCTTTAAGCCTCGTTTGCGCCTCTTTCATAGTGTGAAGCTGCTGGTTGATCTTTTCCATTTCATGGATTTGTTCACTGCTGAAAGTTGCTTACGAATCAACAATGGTTACATATCGGTTCGTGGTTAACACCAAATGTCATTTTGCCCCTTCATTGCCTCCATTGTGAGTTTTTTACAACTTACTTGACATATATCTAAAATCTGAGTAATCTTTATTTGAGTTATTTAAACGATTAAATAGATCATTTGTTAATTAAAATTTTTGGAATTTATGTGGCATGAAACGACCTACTCAGGCGGATGTGGCGCAGCTAGCTGGTGTATCGGTCGCCACGGTTTCTTATGTCCTAAACGATCCCACAGGACAGAAAGTCCCCATTTCGCCTGAAACACGCCAGCGCGTTCAAAACGCAATAGCTGAATTAGGGTATATACCTAATTTACGTGCTCAGTCGCTCCGTAGTGGCAGTACGAGAACAATAGGTGTCCTCTTGCCTATTGATCAAAATTCTTACTTTTGGCAAATTCTCATGGGAATCTCGAACGAAGCGGAATCCCATGATTTCAGCGTTTTACTGCTTCCTGATTCTGGCCTACAGCCCGCTCCACAGACAAAACATCGCTTAATACAAGCTCTCGCTCAACAACGTGTCGATGGCATCATCTTGATGTTGAATAGTATCGCCTTGCCAGCCTCAATCGTTGACCAACTGCACAAGTCAAGCGAACCCATTGTACAGATAACGAGCTATGAATCTGAGTTTGATTATGTTTTCGGTACCTACGATGATGGCACAGAAGAATTGATGCATCATCTGTTACAGCTCGGACACCGGCGTATTGGCTTTATTCATGGTGTTGTCGAAAGCTCGCTGGGTAGTGATCGTTTACAGGTATATGAGCAAATCGTGGCCGAGGCCAATCTGCCATATGACCAGGATTACATTCAGAGATGCGGTCCAACTTCGGAGGATGCTTACCATGCAACTCTGAATCTACTGCGCCGTCCTGACCGTCCTACAGCCTTGCTTGTTATTAATGATTTACTCGCAATTGCGGCCATGCGTGCTGCCGCTGATCTCGGATTAAGAATCCCGGATGATGTTTCCATTGCCGGTTTTGATGGGGTTCCAAGTTCAAATTACAGTATTCCACGCCTGACAACGGTATCGAGCAATCCGACAGAACAGGGGAGGCTTGCGATGCGGCTCATGCTTAAAAGACTGGAAAATCCTGAACTCCCCCAACAAATCATCAAACCGGGGGCAAAGCTCATTATTCAAGAATCTACCGGCCCCGTTCCATATACATAACCAGATATAACTCTCGTTTGAACTTACAGAGTAGAAAGGCAAACGATATGGGGTAGGTAGCTGATTATTTACGGTATTAAATTTAACTATTTTTAATTAAGGAGTACTGTAAATGTCGAAAAAATTAATTGGTTTTTTCCTACTTCTGTTGATCCTCGTACCGTCTATTGTATCGGTAGCGCAGGAACCGCAAGGCTTGCCCGTCGACCTACCACGTGAAGAACTGTTCATAGTTGACCAGATTTTCCGTTATGGCGTCCCCGGTAACTATAACATCTGGACCTCTGCGGGTGTGACACCCCATCGGCACAGCATGATGAACGAAACCCTCTGGTACAGAGATCAGGAAACTGGCGAACGCATCAACGGTCTTGCTGCCTCTGACCCCGTGTATAACGAAGATTACACTCAGATGTCCGTTGATCTGAGGGAAAATCTCACCTGGAGTGATGGTGTTCCTTTCACGGCAGATGATGTCGTCTACACAGTGGAAACCTTGATGGCGACCCCCGAACTCGGGCAAAGTGGTTGGAATACGAGCTTCAATACTTTTGTGGCATCTGTAGAAAAAACAGGTGATTACAGTGTTCAGTTCAATTTGAATGAGCCGAACTCCCGCTTCCATACCCTGTTTGAGACTGTATGGAATGGTGTGTATATCATGCCAAAACATATCTTCGAAACTGTGGATGATATGGCAACGTTCACATTTGAGAACCCTGTTGTGCTGGGCACCTATATTCCGATTGATTATGATCCCAATGGTTTTTGGGAGCTCTATGAACGTCGTGAAGACTGGCAGAATTCGCCTGCTGGTGTCATCACAGAGAATGCGGGTCCCAGATATATACTAACCATTTTCTACGGTGATAGTGCTCGTAAAGCAATCGCAATGTCTCGTGGCGAATTGGATGTGTACTTCGATGCTGATTTCGAAGCCTTCCAAACAACCCTGGAGACGACACCGACTGCTCGTTCATGGTACGCCGAATTCCCGTGGGCATATCCGAATGAGAACAATACCCGTCAATTTACGTTCAACTATGAAGGACAACCGCTGTTCCAGGATGTGCGGGTACGCTGGGCGCTGGCACTGTCGCTGAATATCGTTGAACTGCAAACTGAGTACATTGGTGGTGTTGCAAAGGTTACGGCACTGCCAATTCCTCCGACACAGGCTCTACAACCCCTGTTCCATGATCCTCTGGAAGAATGGCTGGTAAATCTCCAGATCGACCTGGGTGATGGCACAATGTACAACCCATATGACCCAACAATTCCGGACCAGATTGCAGCATGGGCAGAAGAGCAGGGCTATACCGTTCCGGGAACGCCTCGTGAAGTTTTTGGTACTGGCTGGTGGAAATACGATACAGAAGCTGCCGCAACATTGCTGGAAAGTGCTGGTTTCACGCGGGCAGATAATGGCGACTGGATGACACCGGATGGTGAACCTTTCACATTAGAAATACAATCCCCGCCGGATGAAAACGATGCTTTCCGCATGGCAAATGCCGCCACAGATATGTGGTCAGATTTCGGTATTGATGTGACACTTTCCGGACTGGAACGCAATGCATGGGATCAGAATGGTCAGGTTGGGCAATTCGAAATCGACACACCATGGATGACCGCGACAAACGTAGATGGTGATGCATGGCCTCAGCTTCGTGGCTGGCATCCAGAATTCTATATACCTGTCGGTCAAAACGTCCTGGAAGGTGGTGGTGTTCAATACATCCAACGTATGCGTTTGCAGGATCCTCAATGGGGTGAATACATTGATGCTATGATACCGCTTGAACCGGGATCAGAAGAAAGTCTTGTTGCTGAAAGAGAATTCTTCCAATACATCACGGAAAATATGCAAATGATCACAACCATCAGCTTCAAGAAGTTTGTCACATGGGATGAACGGTACTGGACTGGTTTCCCGACTGCAGAAAATCCAAGCTACATGCCTCTGTACTGGTTCCACGGCGGGAAGTTTGCGATCCAGAGTTTGATGCCTGCCGCTTAGTTCGAATTTTACAAAGGTAGGGTACAGCGCATGTTGCTGATGCAGCAGATGCTAATGCAGCAGATGCTGTACCCCTTGGTCTGAAGGTCGATATCAAAATAACGTGACTGCCAGAATGATCATGTTCTGGTCACAGTCAATCGGGTCTCTGCGTAGAGATTATCTGTAGTGGGTGGCAGAAATGCCGCCCATCCCGAAATATGGATCACGATAATCAATCGAGTCACCGATTAATAGCATCTGTTTAAATTAAGGCTTGTTACTTATGAAACTTTTTTGGGAGTATATTCTGCCACGGGTCGTGCAGTGGTTTGTTGTTATCTTTGTTGGCGTTACAGTGACGTTCCTTATTCCGAGACTATCTCCTAATAATCCGGTTGATAGTGCTATCGGGCGTTTGACTGGTTTTCAGACGATTAATCCGGAAGCGACTCTGGCGATGCGCGAATCGCTTCTGGACATGTACGGTCTGGAAGGCACCTTATTCGAGCAATATGCAAGATTCTGGGGACGTATACTCAAGGGGGATCTAGGACCCTCTTTCACGTCTTTTCCGACACCTGTCACAAGCATGATCGGTACGGGTCTCGGCTGGACAATTGGCTTACTCGGTACGTCGATCCTCATCTCATGGGTGCTGGGGCTTGTTCTCGGTTCACTTGCCGGATACTTTCGACATGCACGCTGGGCAAAGCTACTGGAAGGTGCAGTAATCACTGTTTATCCAGTTCCTTACTACATTCTTGCTTTTATCCTGCTGATTCTCTTTACTTTTTATTTCCCGCTCTTCCCGCTTGTGGGCGGTGCGCGTGGAACCCCTGCTTTCACTTGGGAATACATTAGCTCGGTATTGTATTTTGGTTTTTTGCCAGCCTTATCCATTGTCATTGGCGGAACGGCCTTTCGCTTTATTATGTCGAAAGCCCTGGCATCAACCGAAGTGACCAGTGATTATGTGCAATATGCGGATCTGGCAGCTATTCCTAAACGTAAAATCCTGTTTTTCTACGTCATACGCAATACGATGCTACCCCAGATAACCGACCTGGCGTTGACACTGGGTGCAATTTTCGAAGGAGCCTTAATTACCGAAATTGTGTTTGGTTATCCGGGTATCGGTTATGTGTTGTTTAACGCGATCAACACGGCGGATTACAA
The Phototrophicus methaneseepsis DNA segment above includes these coding regions:
- a CDS encoding LacI family DNA-binding transcriptional regulator; protein product: MKRPTQADVAQLAGVSVATVSYVLNDPTGQKVPISPETRQRVQNAIAELGYIPNLRAQSLRSGSTRTIGVLLPIDQNSYFWQILMGISNEAESHDFSVLLLPDSGLQPAPQTKHRLIQALAQQRVDGIILMLNSIALPASIVDQLHKSSEPIVQITSYESEFDYVFGTYDDGTEELMHHLLQLGHRRIGFIHGVVESSLGSDRLQVYEQIVAEANLPYDQDYIQRCGPTSEDAYHATLNLLRRPDRPTALLVINDLLAIAAMRAAADLGLRIPDDVSIAGFDGVPSSNYSIPRLTTVSSNPTEQGRLAMRLMLKRLENPELPQQIIKPGAKLIIQESTGPVPYT
- a CDS encoding methyl-accepting chemotaxis protein; translation: MSDVDMTLNQAYPTRQAPTSLSRLNNRVVIYTMIAALIPSAIMSLILLASGFTDAWVVAAPLISLVFGLIVGLLVYRYSYERIDETVRAYADVLDKVAEGDLHQRLTPPQIDASYPEGAMLHHLASTVNRTLDTIQTIVRDFDAAMQRLEADTQAILEATSRQITMANEQDAVVTETTATVNEVRATVTETAERAQSVAETAQHSVDISREGLDAVRETIDGMEMIRRRVEDIADNILVLSEHTQQIGEIIAAVNNLADQSRMLALNASVEAARAGEEGKGFAVVAMEVRNLADQNRDATVQVREILGEIQRSTNSAVMVTEEGSKGVDSGQQQANRAGGSINELARAIEEAATAAMQIAASTRQQTIGMDQLTGAMATIKRATTETVSSTMQVEASVQRLRDAARRVNEVLGGLQFKHTDNQGD
- a CDS encoding chemotaxis protein CheW, whose translation is MTDKNRSRQQSKINQAKVNWDDLLVALEWDSAERRQADTLTRLSLRAAQYAEPTRHDAQNQLNTQTCLTFTLAKERYAIDIAYVRGVQTTGRITRVPGAPDFYPGVVNMRGRIITVFDLRQFFGLEVDEEMPPEMIQMEVNQLHLGLLADHVEGVILVPNDTIEPLDILYAHGITREKLVVLDMEKLAGDERLIVNGVIRNGMEDAG
- a CDS encoding ABC transporter permease gives rise to the protein MKLFWEYILPRVVQWFVVIFVGVTVTFLIPRLSPNNPVDSAIGRLTGFQTINPEATLAMRESLLDMYGLEGTLFEQYARFWGRILKGDLGPSFTSFPTPVTSMIGTGLGWTIGLLGTSILISWVLGLVLGSLAGYFRHARWAKLLEGAVITVYPVPYYILAFILLILFTFYFPLFPLVGGARGTPAFTWEYISSVLYFGFLPALSIVIGGTAFRFIMSKALASTEVTSDYVQYADLAAIPKRKILFFYVIRNTMLPQITDLALTLGAIFEGALITEIVFGYPGIGYVLFNAINTADYNVIMGITLLSIVGIATASLLVDLMYPLFDPRVRLK
- the pdxS gene encoding pyridoxal 5'-phosphate synthase lyase subunit PdxS — translated: MNAANGNGSQTGTENVKRGLAQMLKGGVIMDVVTPDQAKIAEEAGAVAVMALERVPADIRAQGGVARMSDPDMIEGIIEAVSIPVMAKARIGHFVEAQILQQLGVDYVDESEVLTPADEEHHIDKKQFKVPFVCGARNLGEALRRINEGAAMIRTKGEAGTGDVVEAVRHARQVMGQIRQISSMSEDELYTYAKDIQAPYHLVKETAELGRLPVVNFAAGGVATPADAALMMQLGVDGVFVGSGIFKSGNPAKRAKAIVEAVTHFNDASILVSVSRNLGEPMVGINVSTMPEVDKIAGRGW
- a CDS encoding ABC transporter substrate-binding protein, with amino-acid sequence MSKKLIGFFLLLLILVPSIVSVAQEPQGLPVDLPREELFIVDQIFRYGVPGNYNIWTSAGVTPHRHSMMNETLWYRDQETGERINGLAASDPVYNEDYTQMSVDLRENLTWSDGVPFTADDVVYTVETLMATPELGQSGWNTSFNTFVASVEKTGDYSVQFNLNEPNSRFHTLFETVWNGVYIMPKHIFETVDDMATFTFENPVVLGTYIPIDYDPNGFWELYERREDWQNSPAGVITENAGPRYILTIFYGDSARKAIAMSRGELDVYFDADFEAFQTTLETTPTARSWYAEFPWAYPNENNTRQFTFNYEGQPLFQDVRVRWALALSLNIVELQTEYIGGVAKVTALPIPPTQALQPLFHDPLEEWLVNLQIDLGDGTMYNPYDPTIPDQIAAWAEEQGYTVPGTPREVFGTGWWKYDTEAAATLLESAGFTRADNGDWMTPDGEPFTLEIQSPPDENDAFRMANAATDMWSDFGIDVTLSGLERNAWDQNGQVGQFEIDTPWMTATNVDGDAWPQLRGWHPEFYIPVGQNVLEGGGVQYIQRMRLQDPQWGEYIDAMIPLEPGSEESLVAEREFFQYITENMQMITTISFKKFVTWDERYWTGFPTAENPSYMPLYWFHGGKFAIQSLMPAA